The following coding sequences lie in one uncultured Mailhella sp. genomic window:
- a CDS encoding TRAP transporter small permease, with product MLNPLFKGIDRMTSALIILTFSMMCIVIFAQVITRYIFSFSLPWAEEVGRFLFLALSYLGVSMGMKRQAHLRVDIVLLYMPPFIKKVFEVLSQAICAGFFIFIVYEGISMTMKVWRIEQTAVSLPLPIWVVWACIPFSAFLTTLQCFKNIYELLSGTVPDGAGEQA from the coding sequence ATGCTGAACCCCCTGTTCAAAGGCATTGACCGCATGACGAGCGCACTGATCATCCTGACGTTCTCCATGATGTGCATTGTCATCTTCGCGCAGGTCATCACACGATATATATTCAGTTTTTCCCTGCCCTGGGCCGAAGAAGTCGGACGTTTTCTTTTTCTGGCGCTCTCCTACCTCGGAGTATCCATGGGCATGAAGCGCCAGGCGCACCTTCGCGTGGACATCGTTCTTTTATACATGCCGCCTTTCATAAAAAAAGTATTTGAAGTCCTTTCTCAGGCGATATGCGCAGGATTTTTCATCTTTATTGTTTATGAAGGAATCTCCATGACCATGAAGGTATGGAGAATCGAACAGACGGCCGTCTCCCTTCCTCTTCCCATATGGGTGGTATGGGCATGCATTCCCTTCAGCGCCTTTCTTACAACGCTGCAATGCTTCAAAAACATTTATGAACTTCTTTCCGGAACTGTTCCGGACGGCGCGGGGGAACAGGCATGA
- a CDS encoding TRAP transporter large permease: MNELTLMFTIIVGLLVIGVPIGVSLGIGVVGALWWADESMMFFTQKLFNNFDSFPLLAIPFFLLSGDIMARGTLADTLLNFCRSMLGHRKAGMAYITIVTCLFYGALCGSAVATTAAVGATMIPAMEKEGYPKSFATAVNASSGALGIIIPPSIPMILYGAFGGVSVSNMFLAGIIPGCFVALMLMVTAGFICAKNHYGNVLPKASARERWASFREAKWALGVPVIILGGIYGGITTPTEAGVVAVVYSFIVEKFIRKSMTMAVFRKIMVDSATTLGLIMLVLVTANALGNIMMLANIQDSLLHWVQSLTTSPHVLTAVLLIMLFILGMFVEVSAIILIFAPLLVPIVTSYGIDPVHFGIAFIVSMCLGGLTPPVGVNLFIGCSISGLNIAILTKAILPFIGAIIAANFILAYVPFLSLCLL; the protein is encoded by the coding sequence ATGAATGAACTGACGCTCATGTTCACGATCATCGTGGGACTGCTGGTCATCGGCGTTCCCATCGGCGTATCCCTCGGCATCGGCGTCGTCGGGGCGCTGTGGTGGGCCGACGAATCCATGATGTTCTTCACTCAGAAGCTTTTCAACAACTTCGACTCCTTCCCCCTTCTGGCCATTCCCTTCTTTCTGCTCTCCGGCGACATCATGGCGCGCGGAACCCTTGCCGACACGCTGCTGAACTTCTGCCGGAGCATGCTCGGTCACAGAAAGGCCGGCATGGCCTACATCACCATCGTCACCTGCCTGTTCTACGGCGCGCTCTGCGGCTCCGCCGTGGCCACCACCGCCGCCGTCGGCGCAACCATGATTCCCGCCATGGAAAAGGAAGGATATCCGAAATCCTTCGCCACGGCCGTCAACGCCTCTTCCGGAGCCCTCGGCATCATCATTCCGCCCAGCATTCCCATGATTCTGTACGGCGCCTTCGGCGGGGTATCCGTTTCCAACATGTTTCTTGCCGGCATCATTCCCGGCTGCTTCGTCGCTCTCATGCTCATGGTCACGGCAGGCTTCATCTGCGCCAAAAACCACTACGGCAACGTGCTCCCCAAGGCCAGCGCCAGGGAACGCTGGGCGAGCTTCCGCGAAGCAAAATGGGCTCTCGGCGTGCCGGTCATCATTCTCGGCGGCATCTACGGCGGCATCACCACGCCTACCGAAGCCGGCGTCGTGGCCGTGGTCTATTCCTTCATTGTGGAAAAATTCATCCGCAAGTCCATGACCATGGCCGTCTTCCGCAAAATCATGGTGGATTCCGCCACCACGCTCGGCCTCATCATGCTGGTTCTTGTCACCGCCAACGCGCTCGGCAACATCATGATGCTGGCCAATATTCAGGATTCCCTTCTGCACTGGGTACAGTCCCTCACCACGAGTCCCCACGTGCTGACGGCCGTGCTGCTGATCATGCTTTTCATTCTCGGCATGTTCGTGGAAGTGTCCGCCATCATTCTCATCTTTGCCCCGCTTCTGGTTCCCATAGTAACGAGCTACGGCATCGATCCCGTGCATTTCGGCATCGCCTTCATCGTCTCCATGTGCCTCGGCGGCCTCACGCCTCCCGTCGGCGTCAATCTGTTCATCGGATGCAGCATCAGCGGACTGAACATCGCCATCCTCACCAAGGCCATTCTGCCCTTCATCGGAGCCATCATAGCGGCAAACTTCATCCTGGCCTATGTTCCGTTCCTCAGTCTGTGCCTCTTGTAA